A genome region from Natranaeroarchaeum sulfidigenes includes the following:
- a CDS encoding 50S ribosomal protein L21e, with the protein MPNSKGPRQGTRNKLSNSPRDRGASPPQRSIQEFDEGQKVHLAIDPSTPKGQFHPRFNGHTGTVVGKQGRSFKVEISDKGKSKTLLANPAHLSAQE; encoded by the coding sequence ATGCCAAACTCCAAAGGACCCCGACAAGGAACCCGGAACAAGCTGTCGAACAGTCCGCGTGACCGCGGCGCGTCGCCGCCACAGCGATCGATCCAGGAATTCGACGAGGGACAGAAGGTCCACCTCGCGATCGATCCCAGCACCCCGAAAGGTCAGTTCCACCCGCGCTTCAACGGCCACACCGGCACCGTCGTCGGCAAGCAGGGCCGTTCGTTCAAGGTCGAGATCAGCGACAAGGGCAAATCGAAGACCCTGCTCGCGAACCCAGCACACCTGTCGGCACAGGAGTAA
- a CDS encoding DUF655 domain-containing protein: MSDATDDESTLRHAVVLDHLPHGLPGDDRPQYETPSAAYAIGERDFYLYELLFEDEADVSIGDRIVVSPAEERRSIQQLRTVEYEDLSSGATSELDYVVEEIVEANESRFVDFYNDAQPITLRLHQLNLLPGIGKKLRNTILDERKRKPFESFEEVEERVSGLHDPKGVIVERIIEELREDDLKYRRFVGSGD, from the coding sequence ATGAGCGACGCCACTGACGACGAGTCGACGCTGCGTCACGCGGTCGTACTCGATCACCTGCCCCACGGATTGCCGGGTGACGACCGACCACAGTACGAGACCCCCTCGGCAGCCTACGCCATCGGCGAGCGAGACTTCTATCTCTACGAACTCCTCTTCGAGGACGAGGCCGACGTGAGTATCGGCGATCGGATCGTCGTCTCCCCCGCCGAGGAACGGAGATCCATTCAACAGCTCCGGACCGTGGAGTACGAGGATCTTTCCAGCGGTGCGACGTCCGAACTCGACTACGTCGTCGAAGAGATCGTCGAGGCAAACGAAAGCCGGTTCGTCGACTTCTATAACGACGCACAGCCGATCACGCTCCGACTCCACCAGCTGAACTTGCTGCCGGGGATCGGGAAGAAGCTCCGGAACACGATCCTCGACGAGCGAAAGCGAAAACCGTTCGAGAGCTTCGAGGAGGTCGAGGAGCGCGTCAGCGGACTCCACGATCCAAAGGGTGTGATCGTCGAGCGTATTATCGAGGAGCTCCGCGAGGACGACCTGAAATATCGAAGGTTCGTTGGCAGCGGCGACTGA
- a CDS encoding 5-methyltetrahydropteroyltriglutamate--homocysteine methyltransferase, whose protein sequence is MTELVATSPGLYPLPDWAKDELGDLKGHQKHDLISGDEGEEIVDVYERARSEVVDVQESAGLDRVVEGQLRWDDMLAHPLAVHDNVDTQGIVRYYDNNNFYRDPVVQGELDFDGDVAAELDATAELTDAPLQAVLPGPYSLADLATDEHYGDDAEFLGAIAEFLAGEADAFPDVETLFLLEPSLTENAPDDGEDERASEAIDAVANAVDAEVVVNTYWGALEEKVHAHLLDADIDAVGYDFVANKEENLYNINEYGTKDEIALGLVDGQNTLVEEPETIRERVQWVDDQTPSAEFEKAYLTTNTELFYLPVNKFEAKLEALAAAAATEVEA, encoded by the coding sequence ATGACAGAACTCGTAGCCACGTCCCCCGGTCTGTATCCGCTCCCGGACTGGGCAAAGGACGAGCTCGGAGATTTGAAAGGCCACCAGAAACACGATCTCATCAGCGGTGACGAGGGTGAGGAGATCGTTGACGTCTATGAGCGCGCCCGTTCCGAAGTCGTCGACGTACAGGAGTCGGCGGGACTCGACCGCGTCGTCGAGGGGCAGTTGCGCTGGGACGACATGCTCGCACATCCACTGGCGGTCCACGACAACGTCGACACGCAGGGGATCGTCCGGTACTACGACAACAACAACTTCTATCGCGATCCCGTCGTCCAGGGCGAGCTGGACTTCGACGGCGATGTCGCTGCCGAACTCGACGCGACCGCCGAACTGACCGACGCGCCGCTGCAGGCCGTCCTGCCGGGGCCGTACTCGCTTGCGGATCTCGCGACCGACGAACACTACGGCGACGACGCCGAGTTCCTCGGCGCTATCGCGGAGTTCCTCGCAGGTGAGGCAGACGCCTTCCCCGACGTCGAGACGCTGTTCCTGCTCGAACCGTCGCTGACCGAGAACGCGCCCGACGACGGCGAGGACGAACGTGCCAGCGAGGCCATCGACGCCGTCGCGAACGCGGTCGACGCCGAGGTTGTCGTCAACACGTACTGGGGTGCCCTGGAGGAGAAGGTCCACGCCCATCTGCTCGACGCCGACATCGATGCTGTGGGCTACGACTTCGTCGCCAACAAAGAGGAGAACCTCTACAACATCAACGAGTACGGTACGAAAGACGAGATCGCGCTCGGCCTCGTCGACGGCCAGAATACACTCGTCGAGGAGCCCGAGACGATCCGCGAACGCGTCCAGTGGGTCGACGACCAGACCCCCAGTGCCGAGTTCGAGAAAGCGTATCTCACGACGAACACGGAGCTGTTCTATTTGCCCGTGAACAAGTTCGAGGCCAAACTCGAAGCGCTTGCGGCCGCCGCAGCCACGGAGGTGGAAGCATGA
- a CDS encoding HemK2/MTQ2 family protein methyltransferase, which yields MTDLADRRGIETDVYQPAEDSHLLATVAAEQVDEDNLVLEVGTGSGYVAERVAGETGARVVASDLNPHACRAARDRGVEVVRADLLDPIRTDTCDVVLFNPPYLPTEEGEEWDDWMEVALSGGETGRAVIDPFLGNVGRVLAPDGYVLLLVSSLTGVEAVVETAAESGFSAVALRDESYPFESLTVLKLHR from the coding sequence GTGACTGATCTCGCGGACCGACGTGGCATCGAGACCGACGTGTATCAGCCTGCAGAGGATTCACACCTCCTTGCGACGGTTGCTGCCGAGCAGGTGGACGAGGACAACCTCGTGCTTGAAGTCGGTACCGGCTCAGGCTACGTGGCCGAGCGCGTGGCCGGGGAAACGGGAGCACGTGTCGTTGCCAGCGATCTGAATCCCCACGCCTGCCGGGCGGCGCGCGACCGCGGCGTCGAAGTGGTTCGGGCCGACCTCCTCGACCCGATTCGTACGGATACCTGCGATGTCGTCCTCTTCAACCCGCCGTATCTCCCTACCGAGGAAGGCGAGGAGTGGGACGACTGGATGGAGGTGGCGCTCTCGGGCGGCGAGACCGGCCGAGCAGTGATCGATCCGTTTCTGGGGAACGTTGGTCGCGTGCTGGCTCCGGACGGCTACGTGCTCTTGCTGGTGAGTAGTCTGACCGGCGTGGAGGCGGTCGTGGAAACTGCCGCCGAGTCCGGTTTTAGCGCGGTTGCGCTCCGGGACGAGTCATATCCGTTCGAGTCGCTGACGGTGTTGAAACTGCACCGGTGA
- a CDS encoding 16S ribosomal RNA methyltransferase A, which produces MRDPDGLLARAGVRGNPDRDQHFLVDDRVLDRVPEHLDPDTDRSHILEIGAGTGALTDRLLAVADHVTAIERDGNLADFLRREFADEIDAGRLTLIEGDALAVDLPEYTASVSNLPYGASSEFAFRLLPRGKPTVLMFQQEFAERMAASAGSDEYGRLSVSAQHYADVEVVETVPREAFSPPPEVESAIVRTTPREPEYEVTDEEFFLGFVKAVFTQRRKTLRNAIRNTVHISGIDDAAAVIEQLDEDLLRRRPGKLPPTTFAEVATVALEYGFGSEPDGDE; this is translated from the coding sequence ATGAGAGATCCTGATGGGTTGCTCGCGCGGGCTGGCGTCCGGGGGAACCCCGACCGCGATCAGCACTTTCTCGTCGATGATCGCGTGCTCGATCGCGTGCCCGAGCATCTCGATCCCGACACCGACCGCAGTCACATTCTAGAAATCGGTGCCGGAACCGGTGCGCTTACCGACCGACTGCTTGCGGTTGCCGATCACGTCACCGCGATCGAGCGGGACGGAAATCTCGCTGACTTTCTCCGCCGGGAGTTCGCCGACGAGATCGATGCGGGCCGACTCACGCTGATCGAAGGGGATGCGCTGGCAGTCGATCTGCCCGAGTACACGGCATCAGTCTCGAACCTTCCGTACGGCGCATCTAGCGAGTTCGCATTTCGGCTACTACCCAGAGGAAAGCCGACCGTCCTCATGTTTCAACAGGAGTTCGCCGAGCGGATGGCCGCTTCGGCAGGCTCCGACGAGTACGGACGCCTCTCGGTGAGCGCCCAGCACTATGCGGACGTCGAGGTCGTCGAAACAGTGCCCCGCGAGGCGTTCTCGCCGCCACCGGAGGTCGAGAGTGCGATCGTCCGAACGACGCCTCGTGAGCCGGAGTACGAGGTTACCGACGAGGAGTTCTTCCTCGGGTTCGTCAAGGCCGTCTTTACCCAGCGACGTAAAACGTTGCGCAACGCGATCCGCAACACAGTTCACATCTCGGGGATCGACGACGCCGCGGCAGTGATCGAGCAACTCGACGAGGACCTGCTCCGTCGACGACCCGGCAAACTACCGCCGACCACGTTTGCGGAAGTCGCGACTGTTGCACTCGAGTACGGGTTCGGCTCCGAACCGGACGGGGATGAGTGA
- a CDS encoding RNA polymerase Rpb4 family protein — protein sequence MTIFKEKISEEYLTVSETKELLSEVEEERAEDPDREMRYELARAIEHANRFAVLDPEESRELVDELQELDKVDESTAYKITNLLPQDRDELRTVYAQERYTLSGDELDAILDVVAKYA from the coding sequence ATGACGATCTTCAAAGAGAAGATCAGCGAGGAGTATCTCACCGTCTCCGAGACCAAGGAACTGCTCTCCGAGGTCGAAGAAGAGCGCGCGGAGGATCCGGACCGGGAGATGCGCTACGAGCTAGCGCGTGCGATCGAGCATGCCAACAGATTCGCCGTGCTCGACCCCGAGGAGTCACGCGAACTCGTCGATGAACTCCAGGAGCTCGACAAGGTTGACGAGTCGACCGCCTACAAGATCACGAACCTGCTTCCTCAGGACCGCGACGAACTCCGCACCGTCTACGCACAGGAGCGTTACACGCTGTCGGGCGACGAGCTGGACGCTATTCTCGACGTCGTCGCGAAGTACGCCTGA
- a CDS encoding methionine synthase, with product MTNENRDQFKPEDHPNDHFIMTSVVGSYPKPKWLNRMNDLYEQEDGPVDEEDLQEAEDDAARLITNEHERAGLDTVVDGEMRRNEMVEFFADRIEGYEFNGPVKVWGHNTFDKPSVASEVEYDESWLVDEYKFTASVTDRPVKVPITGPYTLASWSFNEAYEDEEALAYDLAELVNEEIEKLVDAGARYIQIDEPALATTPDDHQIVGDCLERIVADIPEDVRIGLHVCYGDYFRIYPDILEFPVDEFDLELANGDYEQLDVFKDPEFTKDLALGVTDVHVAEVESVEEIKENIKKGLEVVPPERLVVSPDCGVKLLPREVAYGKMENMVTAAREVEAELDAGEIDIDAPTPADD from the coding sequence ATGACAAACGAGAACAGAGACCAGTTCAAACCGGAGGACCACCCGAACGATCACTTCATCATGACATCCGTCGTCGGGAGCTACCCGAAGCCCAAGTGGCTCAACCGGATGAACGACCTCTACGAGCAGGAGGACGGCCCCGTCGACGAGGAGGACCTGCAGGAGGCCGAAGACGACGCCGCGCGCCTGATCACGAACGAACACGAACGCGCCGGACTCGACACCGTCGTCGACGGCGAGATGCGGCGCAACGAGATGGTCGAGTTCTTCGCCGACCGGATCGAGGGCTACGAGTTCAACGGCCCCGTCAAGGTCTGGGGACACAACACCTTCGACAAGCCAAGCGTCGCCAGCGAGGTTGAGTACGACGAGTCCTGGCTGGTCGACGAGTACAAATTCACCGCCAGCGTCACCGACAGGCCCGTCAAGGTACCGATCACCGGTCCCTACACCCTCGCATCGTGGTCCTTCAACGAGGCCTACGAGGACGAGGAAGCACTCGCCTACGACCTCGCCGAACTCGTCAACGAGGAGATAGAGAAGCTCGTCGACGCCGGCGCACGCTACATCCAGATCGACGAACCCGCTCTCGCGACGACGCCTGATGACCACCAGATCGTCGGCGACTGTCTCGAACGCATCGTCGCCGACATCCCCGAAGACGTCCGGATCGGCCTGCACGTCTGTTACGGCGATTACTTCCGGATCTACCCCGACATCCTCGAGTTCCCCGTCGACGAGTTCGACCTGGAACTCGCCAACGGCGACTACGAACAGCTCGACGTCTTCAAGGATCCCGAGTTCACGAAGGATCTCGCGCTGGGTGTCACCGACGTTCACGTCGCCGAAGTCGAGAGCGTCGAGGAGATCAAGGAGAACATCAAGAAAGGGCTCGAGGTCGTCCCGCCGGAACGGCTCGTCGTCAGCCCGGACTGCGGTGTCAAGCTCCTCCCGCGTGAGGTCGCCTACGGCAAGATGGAGAACATGGTCACCGCGGCCCGCGAAGTCGAGGCAGAACTCGACGCTGGCGAGATCGACATCGACGCACCCACGCCCGCCGACGACTGA
- a CDS encoding DHH family phosphoesterase — protein sequence MSAGVTISSMANYAILGCGSVGHVVAEELVEQDKDVLIIDRDEGRVEALRDQDLNAQTADIRDVEVTDTIADREVVMILSSDVAANKAAVENIRSQNGDQFTIVRASDPVSADELDELGADVVINPSAVIADFALRSLESGELEYKARQLAEVISETSDRMAVLTHDNPDPDSIASATALQAVAEHHGVDADIFYLGDIGHQENRAFVNLLGIELNDWHERDHDVEYDTIALVDHARAAESDASWDPDVIIDHHESDAEYEPAFADIRPNMSSTSTILTKYIQEFDMNVGEAVATALLYGIRAETLDFKRDTNPADLTAAAYLYPFANHDTLEQVESPSMSPETLDVLAEAITNREVQGSHLVSNAGFIRDREALAQAAQHLLNLEGITTTGVFGLADDRIYLAARSKDIRMNIGKVLQDAYGEIGEAAGHSTQASAEIPLGIFTGIETNEDNRDTLLKLTEEAVKTKLFDAMGVESGDGNGN from the coding sequence ATGAGCGCCGGGGTCACGATATCGTCGATGGCGAACTACGCTATACTTGGCTGTGGGAGTGTCGGTCATGTCGTCGCGGAGGAGCTGGTCGAACAGGACAAGGATGTCCTGATTATCGACCGTGACGAGGGGCGCGTTGAGGCGCTGCGCGATCAGGATCTGAACGCACAGACCGCCGATATTCGGGACGTAGAGGTTACCGACACCATCGCGGATCGCGAAGTAGTGATGATCCTGTCCTCCGATGTCGCGGCGAACAAGGCGGCAGTCGAGAACATCCGCAGCCAGAACGGCGATCAGTTCACCATCGTCCGGGCAAGCGATCCTGTCTCGGCCGACGAACTGGACGAACTGGGGGCCGACGTGGTGATCAACCCGTCCGCGGTGATCGCCGACTTCGCGCTTCGTTCGCTCGAATCCGGCGAGCTGGAGTACAAAGCTCGCCAGCTGGCCGAAGTCATCTCCGAGACCAGCGATCGGATGGCGGTTCTCACGCACGACAACCCTGATCCGGACTCCATCGCCAGCGCTACGGCGCTGCAGGCGGTCGCCGAACATCACGGCGTGGATGCTGACATCTTCTATCTCGGGGACATCGGCCACCAGGAGAACCGTGCCTTTGTCAACCTGCTCGGGATCGAGCTAAACGACTGGCACGAGCGCGACCACGACGTCGAGTACGATACGATCGCCCTGGTGGACCACGCCAGAGCGGCCGAGTCCGATGCGTCGTGGGATCCGGACGTCATCATCGACCACCACGAGTCCGACGCCGAGTACGAACCGGCGTTCGCCGACATCCGGCCGAACATGTCCTCTACCTCGACGATCCTGACGAAGTACATTCAGGAGTTCGACATGAACGTCGGGGAGGCGGTCGCGACGGCGTTGCTATATGGCATCCGTGCCGAGACGCTTGACTTCAAACGCGACACGAACCCCGCCGATCTCACCGCGGCAGCGTACCTGTACCCTTTCGCCAACCACGATACCCTCGAACAGGTCGAGTCGCCATCGATGTCGCCCGAAACGCTTGACGTCCTCGCGGAAGCGATCACGAACCGAGAGGTACAGGGGAGCCATCTCGTCTCGAACGCCGGGTTTATTCGGGATCGTGAGGCGCTCGCACAGGCGGCCCAGCATCTCCTCAATCTGGAGGGGATCACGACGACCGGCGTGTTCGGACTGGCGGACGACAGGATCTACCTCGCCGCCCGTTCGAAGGATATCCGGATGAACATCGGGAAAGTGCTGCAGGACGCCTATGGCGAGATTGGGGAAGCCGCTGGCCACTCGACTCAGGCCAGTGCGGAGATCCCACTGGGCATCTTCACCGGTATCGAGACCAACGAGGATAATCGAGACACGCTGCTCAAGTTGACCGAGGAAGCGGTGAAGACCAAACTGTTCGACGCGATGGGCGTCGAGAGCGGTGATGGAAACGGTAACTGA
- a CDS encoding sensor histidine kinase has product MTLSHTTLTLTLIPAIGICLAMAIYGWRKRPVPGASSFSAFMWGGGVWAMAVLGIRTTPGPTTELFWSLFQYFGIVLIPPAWLVFALDYTSRDRWITPSTIALLSVLPVGTLVALWTNDLHRLFYDPATTETVASASIAGMPYGPLFYAMVTWSYLFILVGSAMLVHLLLTAPKRYRARIVAVLIAIGAPLLSNLLYLLGVLSLPVDPAPYAFAVSGLVFGWALFDHELFDVPPVAPKVAHTIVFEQTDNGVLILDAGGYVVDHNDAATELLELPTDPNGKRLEEVIPSAAKRLSKRDGETVTDELSLSTDPRRYLKVTSTPIRRRTDRQIGTLLTIDDITDQRLREQRLDVLQRVLRHNVRQETNKILGYTEFLEEEVDMDGESEHANAINRAANSLIEWSTKARSIDRTLGPDADEKRVFDVESTVDSIVEDATRTHPEAEIDFEVPPSEPIHCHTSIEDALYEIIDNAIRHNDSDEPSVTVSTEVEDDWVTINISDDGSGLPATERDVLDRGRETPLEHGSGLGLWLVNWSVTASGGSVSIDTGDGTTVRIRVPRANVDAETGETEIA; this is encoded by the coding sequence GTGACTCTCTCACACACAACACTGACACTGACGTTGATCCCGGCTATCGGTATCTGCCTTGCCATGGCCATCTACGGCTGGCGAAAACGGCCGGTTCCGGGGGCGTCATCGTTCAGCGCGTTCATGTGGGGTGGGGGAGTCTGGGCGATGGCGGTGCTCGGTATTCGGACGACTCCGGGACCGACAACTGAGCTGTTCTGGTCCCTGTTCCAGTATTTCGGCATCGTGTTAATCCCTCCGGCGTGGCTCGTGTTTGCACTGGATTATACCTCGCGAGACCGGTGGATCACGCCCTCGACGATTGCCCTGCTCTCGGTGTTGCCAGTCGGCACGTTGGTGGCTCTCTGGACGAACGATCTCCACCGGTTGTTTTACGACCCAGCGACCACCGAGACTGTCGCATCGGCTTCTATTGCAGGTATGCCGTACGGGCCACTGTTTTACGCAATGGTCACGTGGTCGTACCTGTTCATTCTGGTTGGCTCCGCGATGCTCGTCCATCTCTTGCTTACGGCTCCAAAGCGCTACCGGGCCCGCATTGTGGCCGTTCTGATTGCCATCGGTGCGCCGCTACTCTCAAACCTCCTCTATCTGCTCGGCGTACTTTCGCTGCCGGTCGATCCGGCACCGTATGCCTTCGCCGTTTCGGGACTGGTGTTCGGGTGGGCGCTCTTCGATCACGAACTGTTCGACGTTCCGCCAGTCGCGCCGAAGGTCGCTCACACGATCGTTTTCGAGCAGACCGACAACGGCGTTCTGATTCTCGATGCAGGCGGGTACGTGGTCGACCACAACGACGCGGCGACGGAGTTGCTAGAGCTCCCGACCGATCCCAACGGCAAGCGTCTTGAGGAGGTTATTCCGTCGGCCGCAAAGCGATTATCGAAGCGAGATGGCGAGACGGTGACTGACGAGCTGTCGCTATCGACGGACCCGCGTCGCTATCTCAAAGTGACATCGACGCCGATCCGTCGCCGTACGGATCGGCAAATCGGGACATTGCTCACTATCGACGACATCACCGATCAGCGCCTTCGCGAGCAGCGACTCGACGTCCTCCAGCGGGTACTTCGGCACAACGTGCGACAGGAGACGAACAAGATACTCGGCTACACGGAGTTCCTCGAAGAGGAGGTCGATATGGACGGAGAGAGCGAGCATGCTAATGCGATCAACCGTGCGGCAAACAGCCTGATCGAGTGGAGTACGAAGGCCCGGTCGATCGATCGCACGCTCGGCCCGGACGCTGACGAGAAGCGGGTATTCGATGTCGAGTCGACAGTCGATTCAATCGTCGAGGACGCGACACGGACACACCCCGAAGCAGAGATCGACTTCGAAGTTCCGCCCAGCGAACCCATCCACTGTCATACCTCGATCGAGGACGCGCTGTACGAGATCATCGACAACGCGATCAGACACAACGACAGCGACGAGCCGTCCGTCACAGTGAGTACCGAGGTCGAGGACGACTGGGTGACGATCAACATCTCCGATGATGGGTCCGGACTTCCGGCAACGGAGCGCGATGTCCTCGACCGGGGACGGGAGACGCCGCTAGAACATGGGAGCGGCCTCGGCCTCTGGCTCGTCAACTGGTCAGTAACAGCCTCAGGCGGGTCGGTGTCAATCGATACGGGGGACGGAACAACCGTTCGGATCAGAGTTCCGCGGGCAAACGTGGATGCGGAAACGGGCGAGACTGAAATCGCGTGA
- a CDS encoding DUF357 domain-containing protein has translation MAADLAEKTDRYEGLLAEALDAADVAPPADTPMGDAAAECLEMAESYLEDGRHFRADDDLVNALAAFSYGHAWLDAGARVGLFEVPTEGHLFTV, from the coding sequence ATGGCCGCCGATCTCGCCGAGAAGACAGACCGCTACGAGGGACTGCTCGCGGAGGCGCTTGACGCCGCCGACGTTGCGCCACCCGCCGATACGCCAATGGGCGATGCCGCTGCGGAGTGTCTGGAGATGGCCGAATCCTATCTGGAGGACGGCCGGCACTTCCGGGCTGATGACGACCTGGTGAACGCGCTCGCAGCGTTTTCGTACGGGCATGCGTGGCTCGACGCGGGCGCGAGAGTGGGGCTGTTCGAAGTGCCGACCGAGGGGCACCTGTTCACAGTGTGA
- a CDS encoding mechanosensitive ion channel family protein, with the protein MLAESIGLSSLISVMGVTGLAEEVASTEGKILVTLLAISGAVLAAWFARQAQSQLKRFVSPTVSDLIASVVVIGVFATAVALIVELWGLSNDVLAEVEGFELSAVIPQLIVTVLVLVGAQVFTGVIRRLLDDLMGSSDAVTRHQRQVTYRLSQLLVWTFALFVVLGVWQVNVSGLLVGAGFLGIVVGMAARQTLGSLLAGFVLMFSRPFEIGDWVQVGRDEQEGIVTDITMMNTRIETVDGEYVMVPNDVISSQAIVNRSRKGRLRIDLDVGVDYDTDLERAKELALDAIEDVEDAEEAPTPQVVSKRFGDSAILLGVRFWIDRPSARRYNGARTQAIGAIKERYDEAGITIPYPQRTVGRRSGASEEPAAAAPEASPGGEE; encoded by the coding sequence ATGCTCGCTGAAAGTATCGGTCTCTCGTCGCTGATCTCGGTCATGGGCGTGACAGGGCTCGCCGAAGAGGTCGCATCGACGGAAGGAAAGATCCTCGTGACGCTTCTCGCAATCTCCGGTGCCGTCCTCGCTGCGTGGTTCGCCCGGCAGGCCCAGTCCCAGTTGAAGCGGTTCGTCTCCCCGACTGTCTCCGATCTGATCGCATCGGTCGTCGTGATCGGCGTGTTTGCGACGGCAGTCGCTCTGATCGTCGAGCTATGGGGCCTGAGCAACGACGTGCTGGCGGAGGTCGAAGGGTTCGAGCTCTCCGCGGTGATCCCACAGCTCATCGTCACTGTGCTGGTACTCGTAGGCGCACAGGTGTTTACGGGTGTGATCCGCCGACTCCTCGACGATCTGATGGGATCGAGCGATGCCGTGACACGCCATCAGCGACAGGTCACCTATCGGCTCTCCCAGTTGCTCGTCTGGACGTTTGCACTCTTCGTCGTGCTGGGCGTCTGGCAGGTCAACGTCAGTGGCCTCCTCGTCGGTGCCGGCTTCCTCGGAATCGTGGTTGGTATGGCCGCCAGACAGACCCTCGGATCGCTGCTCGCCGGGTTCGTACTGATGTTCTCCCGACCGTTCGAGATCGGCGACTGGGTACAGGTCGGTCGAGACGAACAGGAGGGGATCGTCACTGACATCACGATGATGAACACGCGAATCGAGACCGTTGATGGAGAGTACGTGATGGTGCCAAACGACGTCATCTCCAGCCAGGCGATCGTCAACCGGAGCCGCAAGGGACGTCTTCGGATCGACCTGGATGTCGGCGTCGACTACGATACCGATCTCGAACGGGCAAAGGAGCTCGCGCTCGATGCGATCGAAGACGTCGAGGACGCCGAAGAGGCCCCGACGCCACAGGTCGTCTCGAAGCGCTTTGGAGACTCCGCGATCCTGCTTGGGGTTCGGTTCTGGATCGACAGACCGAGCGCGCGCCGGTACAACGGCGCACGCACGCAGGCGATCGGCGCGATCAAGGAGCGATACGACGAGGCGGGAATCACGATCCCGTACCCACAGCGCACCGTCGGTCGTCGCAGTGGTGCGAGCGAGGAACCGGCCGCCGCCGCCCCGGAGGCGTCGCCGGGAGGTGAGGAGTGA
- a CDS encoding Mrp/NBP35 family ATP-binding protein, with amino-acid sequence MDEDAVRDLLREVEDPDLGDDIVSLNLVNGIELDGESVHVSLALGAPYSPVETAIADEVRQVLGNAGLEVELSAHVDEGISADEQVFPGVENVIAVASGKGGVGKSTVAVNLAAGLADMGARVGLFDADIYGPNIPRMVDADEPPQATEDETLVPPEKYGMKLMSMAFLVGEDDPVIWRGPMVHKVLTQLWEDVEWGQLDYMVIDLPPGTGDTQLTLLQTVPVTGAVIVTTPQDVALDDARKGLEMFGKHDTPVLGIAENMATFKCPDCGGEHDIFGADGGKRFADVHDMPLLGSIPLDPAVRSGGDAGKPIVLDQDSDTGEAFRHIAREASNNAGIVRRRTQQ; translated from the coding sequence ATGGACGAAGACGCTGTCCGAGACCTGCTCCGTGAGGTCGAGGACCCCGATCTGGGCGACGATATCGTCTCGTTGAATCTCGTCAACGGGATCGAACTCGATGGCGAATCTGTACACGTCTCGCTCGCGCTGGGCGCGCCGTACTCACCGGTGGAGACGGCGATTGCCGACGAGGTACGGCAGGTACTCGGTAATGCGGGACTCGAGGTAGAGCTCTCCGCCCACGTCGACGAGGGGATCAGTGCCGACGAGCAGGTGTTCCCCGGCGTCGAGAACGTCATTGCGGTCGCCTCCGGCAAGGGCGGCGTCGGCAAGAGTACCGTCGCGGTGAACCTCGCGGCCGGACTCGCGGATATGGGCGCTCGCGTCGGTCTGTTCGACGCCGATATCTACGGGCCGAACATCCCGCGGATGGTCGACGCCGACGAGCCCCCACAGGCGACCGAGGACGAGACGCTCGTCCCGCCGGAAAAATACGGGATGAAGCTGATGAGCATGGCCTTCCTCGTCGGCGAGGACGATCCGGTCATCTGGCGTGGGCCGATGGTCCACAAGGTGCTCACCCAGCTCTGGGAGGACGTCGAGTGGGGACAGCTCGATTACATGGTGATCGACCTGCCGCCAGGGACGGGGGATACCCAGCTCACTCTGCTCCAGACCGTTCCAGTAACCGGCGCAGTCATCGTCACGACGCCCCAGGACGTCGCGCTCGACGACGCGCGGAAGGGTCTGGAGATGTTCGGCAAACACGACACGCCGGTCCTTGGCATCGCCGAGAACATGGCGACGTTCAAATGTCCAGACTGTGGCGGCGAGCACGACATCTTCGGGGCCGACGGCGGGAAACGCTTCGCCGACGTTCACGACATGCCGCTTTTGGGATCGATTCCGCTCGACCCCGCAGTCCGGAGCGGCGGCGATGCGGGCAAGCCGATCGTCCTCGATCAGGACAGCGACACTGGCGAGGCGTTCAGACACATCGCACGGGAAGCGTCGAACAACGCGGGGATCGTTCGCCGCCGTACCCAGCAGTGA